One Bosea sp. 124 genomic window, GCGCGCCGATCACCCAGGCGACCGGCCAGCGCATCCTGGTCGCAGGCGATCCGGCACGGCATCGCGAAGCATTGGCCCTGGTCGAAAGCGTCATGAAAAGCTGACCGCATTCCGCTCCGAGACGGCGACGATACGCCGGGGCTCCATCACCGAGGGGGTGTCATGGGTATCACGATCAAGGATCTGGCCGTCGCCTATGGCGGCACCCGCGTGATCGACGGACTAGCTCTGACGATCGAGCCTGGCTCGTTCTTCACGCTTCTGGGGCCGAGCGGCTGCGGCAAGACGACCTTGCTGCGCACCATCGCCGGCTTCGTGCCGGCCGAGCGCGGGCATCTGCGTTTCGGCAATACGGAGGTGACGCATCTGCCGCCGCACCGGCGCGACATCGGCATGGTCTTTCAGGACTATGCGCTGTTTCCCGACAAGACGGTCTTCGACAACGTCGCTTACGGATTGCGCGCCCGCAAGCAGCCCGACAGCGTGGTCAGAAGCAAGGTCGGCGCGGCGCTGGAGCGGGTCGGGCTCGGCCATCTCGGCGCCCGCCACCCGGCCGCCCTCTCCGGTGGCCAGCGCCAGCGCGTCGCCCTGGCGCGCGCCCTCGTCATCCAGCCGCAGGTGCTGCTGATGGACGAGCCTCTCTCCAATCTCGATGCGAAGCTGCGCGTCCAGGTTCGCGAAACCATCGTCGAACTCCAGCGCGAGGCGAAGATCACGACCGTCTTCGTCACTCATGATCGCGAGGAGGCGCTCGCCATGTCGGATCGCATCGGCGTGATGAACAAGGGGCGGCTGGAGCAGGTCGGTTCGCCGGCGGCGATCTATCGCGAGCCGGCAACCGGCTATGTCGCCGATTTCGTCGGCGGCGCCAATCTGGTCGAGGTCGAAACCGGCGCAAGGCAGGCCGGCGAGATCGGGCCGATCGGCTTCGACGGCGTCGCGATCGCGGCCCGGACGCCGGCTGCGCTCGGGCCTGGCCGCGCCATTCTCGTCGCGCGGCCGGAAGATATCGCCATCGCGGAACCGGAGGCGCAAGGCGCGCTCCCCGCGACCATCGCGCACCGGCAGTATCTCGGCGGCAAGACAAGCTATAAGCTCACCCTGGCCAGCGGCCGCGTGCTTGCGGTCGACCTGCAGAGCGGCGCGCATGACCGTTTCGAGCCGGGCGCCAGCGTCGGGCTGGTCTTCGATCCGGCCAAAACCCTGGTCCTGGCGTCATGAGCGCACAACTCCGCTCGGTCTGGTTCTGGTTCTCGGCGGCGGCGCTGGTGATGCTCGCCGTCTTCCTGCTCTATCCGCTGTTCAACGTGCTGACCGGCAGCTTCGGCGGCGCCAGCGGCCGCTCCGGCTGGATGGTCCTCGCAGGCGACCCGAAATACGCGGCCGCCATCACCAACACGATCATGCTCGGCCTCGCCGTGACGCTGACGACAACGCTGATCGGTGTGCCGCTGGCCTATTTCACCGCGCGTTTCGAATTCCCCGGCAAGGGTATCGTCGCGGTACTCCCGCTCGTCACCCTCGTCATTCCGGAGGTGATCGCCGCCCAGACCTGGCTGATGATGCTCGGCAATAACGGCTTCATCACCCGCTGGCTTGGCGCGCGCGGGATCGACATCCCGAGCTTCTACGGTTGGCCCGGCCTGATCACGGTGATGACCTTCACCTACTACACCTACGTCTACATCGGCACGCTGGCGGCGATCCGCGGTTTCGACGTGCAACTCGAGGAGGCGGCGCAAAGCCTCGGCACCTCGCCTTCCCGCTCGCGTCTGAACGTCATGCTGCCGGTGGTTCTGCCCGCGGTGCTGGCCAGCGCCCTTCTCGTCTTCACCCTCGTCGTCGGCAATTTCGCGACCGCGACCATCCTCGGCAGCCGCGTGCCCCTGCTCTCGGTTCTGACCTACCAGGCGGCCGTCGCCGAAGGCGGCTCCGATCCGGTGATGCAGTCGACGCTCGCCTCCGTCTCGATCGCGCTCGTCATGATCGTGCTGTTCGTCCAGCGCTGGATCGTCTCGCGCGGCCGCCACGAGGTCACGCAAGGGCGCGGCGCGCGCGCGCAGAAGTTGCGTGGCGTTCCCGGCCTCGTCACCGGACTGCTCGCGGGACTTCTGGTCATCGTCTCGCTGCTGCCGCTCGGTTCGATCGTCATCGGCGCCTTCACGGTCTCGCGCGGCCCGGTCATGCGTTGGGGCGAATGGACGACCGTCCATATCGAGCGGCTCTTCCGCATAGCGCCCGACCCGGTGCTGAACACCCTGGCCTACTCGGCGGTGGCAACCGTGATCGGCATCACCTTCAGCGCGATCGTCAGCTACCTGATCGTCAAGAAGCGCAACATTCTGACGCCCGCGCTCGACTATCTGACGGCGCTGCCGCTGGCGCTGTCGGGCACCATCATCGGCATCGGCCTGCTGATGTCCTTCAACACCGGTTTCCTGCCCCTGACGGGCACGGCAAGCATCATCGTGCTGGCCTATATCGTGCGCCGGCTGCCTTTCGGCATTCGCAACGCCTCCTCGACGCTCTACAACATCCCGAACTCGATCGAGGAGGCCTCGATCAGCCTCGGCGTCCCGCCGGTCGCGACCTTCTTCAAGGTCGTGCTGCCGCTGATGGTGCCGGCGAT contains:
- a CDS encoding ABC transporter ATP-binding protein; protein product: MGITIKDLAVAYGGTRVIDGLALTIEPGSFFTLLGPSGCGKTTLLRTIAGFVPAERGHLRFGNTEVTHLPPHRRDIGMVFQDYALFPDKTVFDNVAYGLRARKQPDSVVRSKVGAALERVGLGHLGARHPAALSGGQRQRVALARALVIQPQVLLMDEPLSNLDAKLRVQVRETIVELQREAKITTVFVTHDREEALAMSDRIGVMNKGRLEQVGSPAAIYREPATGYVADFVGGANLVEVETGARQAGEIGPIGFDGVAIAARTPAALGPGRAILVARPEDIAIAEPEAQGALPATIAHRQYLGGKTSYKLTLASGRVLAVDLQSGAHDRFEPGASVGLVFDPAKTLVLAS
- a CDS encoding iron ABC transporter permease; the protein is MSAQLRSVWFWFSAAALVMLAVFLLYPLFNVLTGSFGGASGRSGWMVLAGDPKYAAAITNTIMLGLAVTLTTTLIGVPLAYFTARFEFPGKGIVAVLPLVTLVIPEVIAAQTWLMMLGNNGFITRWLGARGIDIPSFYGWPGLITVMTFTYYTYVYIGTLAAIRGFDVQLEEAAQSLGTSPSRSRLNVMLPVVLPAVLASALLVFTLVVGNFATATILGSRVPLLSVLTYQAAVAEGGSDPVMQSTLASVSIALVMIVLFVQRWIVSRGRHEVTQGRGARAQKLRGVPGLVTGLLAGLLVIVSLLPLGSIVIGAFTVSRGPVMRWGEWTTVHIERLFRIAPDPVLNTLAYSAVATVIGITFSAIVSYLIVKKRNILTPALDYLTALPLALSGTIIGIGLLMSFNTGFLPLTGTASIIVLAYIVRRLPFGIRNASSTLYNIPNSIEEASISLGVPPVATFFKVVLPLMVPAIAAAAVLTWTTTVAELSASIIVYSGGRETMPIQIYKLIDSNLMAPASAYGLVLVAVILIPIIVATRIFKVDLFSSKS